A window of Candidatus Thermoplasmatota archaeon genomic DNA:
GCCGCTCACGTTCTTCGACGGCACGATACACATGGCGCCGATCGTCGTCATGCGGGGGCTGCAGGTCGCCGTGGACTACTACAAGCAGCTCAAGGCGGAGATGGACGAGAGGCTCGAGAACGGCATCGCCGCCGTGGATGATGAGCGGTTCCGCATCTACTGGGAGGGCATGCCCGTCTGGGGTCGGCTGCGCAAGCTCTCAGAGCAGTTCGTCGACCTGAGGACTTGTCTCGTCGCGTCCACGTACTGCAACAGCTGGGTATTCGACGACATGACGCCCGATGACCCGATAAGGAGCATGGCCCTCGCGTACACGAAGGTCTTCGTCAACCGCTCCGAGCCCGCCAAGGAGAGGTACATCCTCGACGAGATCAAGAGGTTCAAGGCGGACGGGATAATCTTCCACGACGCGAGGACGTGTCCTGCGAACTCGAACGCGAGCTACGGGATGCCCGCCAGGATGATGGAGGACCACGGGATACCGACGCTCACGCTGGACGGGGACCTGAACGACCTGCGCTGCTGGTCGGACGAGCAGGCGACGACGAATATCGAGGCGTTCATCGAGCAGCTGGAGGAGAGGTGAGTGTTCGCCGGGATCGACGTCGGAGCTTCCGCCACGAAGTGCATGATAATCGACGAGGGCAAGAACGAGCTCTCTTCGGCGGTCAAGCGGACTGGCATGTCGCTTCGCAAGGTCGCGGACGAGGTCTACAAGGAGGCCCTGAGCGGGGCTGGCCTGGAGCTTGACGGGATCAAGGTCGTCGCCACTGGCTTCGGGCGGAAGAACGTGGACTTCGCGGACTCCATCCGGACCGAAATCAGTTGCCACTGCAAGGGTTGCTATCACCACTTCCCCCGCGCGCTGACGATAGTAGACATCGGCGGGCAGGACACGAAGCTCATCAGGACGAACGTGGAGGGCAAGATCATCGACTTCAAGATGAACCGCAAGTGCGCGGCGGGAACCGGCGCCTTCCTGGAAGAGATAGCGCGCAGGATGGACGTCCCCTTGGAGGAGATGAACGGGATCGCCCTGTCCTCCGAGCGGGAGATCGAGATAGGCTCCTATTGCACCGTCTTCACCGCGACAGAGATACTGTCCAAGATCCGGGAGGGCGAGAAGCAGGAGGACATCGTTCGCGGGGTCTTCGGCTCCGTCATCAAGAGGATCCAGGAGATGAACCCGCTCATCGGAGATGTCGTGCTCACTGGCGGGGTGGTTGCGCACAATGAAATTCTCTTCGACCTGCTCGAGGAAGCGCTCGGGCGGGAAGTACTGAAACCGCCAAAACCGCAGTTCACGGGAGCGTTCGGTGCGGCCCTCTACGCGATGATGTGACTACTCGACGGGCTTGCCGAACCTCTCTCTCAGTATCCGATGAAGGACTTTCCCAGTCGGTGTGCGGGGCATCTCCTCTTCGGTGATGAACCTCACCTTCTTGGGTTTCTTGAAGGCGGCCATCCTTCCCCGACAGAACTCGATGAGCTCCCTTTCGGTGCACTCTCTGCCGTTCTTGAGAACGACGACCGCTGTCACGGCCTCCCCCCACTTGATGTGCCGCTCTCCGATTATCGCGACCGCCCTGACCGAAACGTGCTCTCCGATCATGCCCTCCACTTCGGACGGGAACACATGCTCCCCGCCAGTGATTATCATATTGTCCTTCCTGTCCACGAGGGTGTAGTAGCCCTCCTCGTCCTTGCGCGCCATGTCGCCCGCGCTGAAGTAGTCGCCTATGAAGGCGGCCTTCGTCTTCTCGGGCTGATTGTAGTACTCGTCGAACATCATCGGGCCGCGCGAGTAGAGCTCGCCCACGTCGCCGACAGGGACCTCGTTCCCGTCCTCGTCCAGCACCCTGAGGACGTCCGTGCCGGCGCACTCCTGACCGATGGAGCCCAGCTTACGCATCTGGTCCTCCGGTCTCAGGAGAGTAACGAGCCCCGCCTCCGTCGACCCGTAGGCCTCGAACAGCTCCACGTCCTTGAAGAAGTCCATTATCTCCAGCTTCGTCTTCTTCCACACCGGTGCCGAGGAGCAGAGGATGGACCGCATCGAGGAGACGTTGTATTTGCTCTTCACCCCGTCGGGAAGCGAGAGTATCAGGTTGTAGTGCGTCGGGATGAGCGACGTGAAGGTGATGTTCTCCCTCTGTATGATCTGCAGGACCTCCTCAGGGTCGAAGCTCTTCTCCTTGTGTATGTACACGCTCGCGCCGATGTACGTGAAGACGAATGAGTAGAACGTCGAGTTGACGTGGAAAAGGGGCATCACTATCAGCCCGTAGTCGCTGTGCCTGAAGCCGAACTCGACCTCGTTTATCAGGTAGAACGCCGTGTACGACGCGTGGGAGCGCACCACGCCCTTGGGCACGCCCGTCGTGCCGGACGTGTAGAGGATGACCCATGTGTCCTCGTTCTTGATCTCGACAGCAGGCTCTTCCTCGCTGCCCCCGTCTAGCAGCTCCTCGTAGTCCAGGTAGCCCTCCGCTGGCTCGCCGTTCAGGCAGACGAACCTTCCAGGGTCCACGGACAGCTCGTCCCTTATCTCGTTGATCCTGTCCACGAAGTCCGTGTGGACCATGATCGCGGACGCATCCGAGTTGGAGAGGATGTACTTGAAGGCCCTGCTGGTCTGTCGCCAGTTTAGCGGGACGACGATCACGCGCGACTTCGCGGCGGCGAGGTAGACCTCCATGAACTCGATGCAGTTGTAGGAGACGACTCCCAGCTTGTCGCCCTTCTTGAGCCCCATGCCCAGGAGCGCGTTCGCGAGCTTGTTCACTCGCGTGTTCAGCTCAGAGAATGTCACCGACCGCCTCTCGTCCTTGAGGGCCATCTTGTCAGGGAACTTCGCCGCGTTGACTCGCAGTGATTCGCCCATGTCCAGCCAAGCCATGTCCTTCCTCCCCGAGGGTTAATGGGAAAAGCGATAGGGGTTCTTAAAGGGTTCTTTTCCGCGTGAAGATGACCTTGCAGTCCTCGCCCACGAAGCACTCCTTGCAGTCCTCGTCCATGCATTCTAGGTCGACTGGCTCGATCCTGACTTCGAATCCGAGCTCCTTGTACGTCTCCACCGCCTCGCTCAGGCGGGGCTCAGATATGATCGACTGCTTCTCCCAGCCATCCTTGACGAGTTCCTCCTCCTTGGTCATTCTGAAGCACGATAGCCAGTGCCGCTTATATGCATTATGCATGACCAACAGGCTTATCTGGTTCGAAGGGATTTCCTGGAGCGATGTCGAGCATCGAGTATCGACATCCGAGAGTGGAAGACTTACCCGTAATCTTGGATGTCATCAATGCCTCAAACCGAGACAACCCGCTCTGGGAGGTCCACGAGCTGGAGGAGTTCAGGAAGAACACGTTCGAGCACGAGGAGTGGGATGTGGAGGGTCACTGGGTCGCGGAACGGGCGGGCAAGTTGCTCGGCTACGGCGGTGCCAGGGTCTCGAAGTTGCGCCAGCAGGCGGGAGAGAGCGACGGATGGCTCGGCGTGTGGGTTCATCCAGAGGAAAGGGCGAGAGGCGTGGAGAACGAGATCGTGCAGCGGTCCGTGGACTACCTCCGCGCCAAAGGTATCCGGAAGGCCAAGTACTTCGACCTGAAGGGGACCGACTGGAGGGACACGGTCAGACATGACTTCGGCTTCAGCGCGGTCCACCGCGAGTTCTTCATGGTCAAGAAGGGCAGGGAACTGCCGGAGATGGCCTTGCCCGAAGGCCTAGGCTTCAGGGACTTCATGCTATCCAAGGCGAAGGACAAGCAGCTCGGGGACCTTGTGACTCTAGAGAACGATGCCTTCTCCGAGGACAAGAACTACACGCCGAACACGATCGACTCGCTCAGGAAGTGGAAGGAGTCATCGCCCAATATCGTCAGGATCAACTTCGCCGTGATGGAGGACAAGGTCGTCGGCGTCTGCATCTCCGAGATCGAGCTGATGCACAACAAGGTGCACAAGATCGATGCGGGATGGATCAGGCTCTTCGGCGTCGCCAAAGGCCACAGGAACAGGGGCATCGGGAAGGCCCTCCTGCACAACGGGATGCAGTGGCACTGGGACCAGGGGATGGACACGCTCTACGTCGGCGTGGACGAGTGGAACCCTCCCGCGGAGAGGGTGTACCGGTCAGTCGGGTTCAAGGTCGAGGACGAAGGCGCCATCTGGAGCCTAGACCTCTAGGAGCTGCAGGCCGCCGTCGACGTCGACCTTCACGTAGTGCGGCTCTATGTTGTATCCTTCATAGTGCCTCGTCGAGAGAATGCTCAGCAGGCGGTTGTCGAAGAAGTACCAGTACCCCTCCTGGAACATCTGATGGCTCCTTATCGCCAGGGAGATGTCATTGCTGTCCATGAACTCGTCAAAGATCCGGCGGCCGAACAGGTACCCGAAGCCGCGCTTGAAGTTGAACTCGAACCCCTCCTCTGCCTGCAGGTCCTCGCTCGGGTCACCCCACATCATCTGGCGGCTCGCCTCCTCCAGGTCCTCGAGACGCTTGGCCTTCTTGAGAGCCTTCAGCTCGCCCAGGGAGAACGGGCCCTCGTGGTGCGGGTCGAACGGGGTCCCGCCGTGGACGCCGAACACGCGGTTCCACTCCAGCAGGACGCAGTGGGGCATGGCTCCGAACACATCCTGATATCGCTTGAATCCTGACTCTCCGATGCACGGGTGGTCCGTAGCCGCGCGGCGGAAGCCGTAGATGTTGTTCAACTCCTCGCTCTCGTGGTTGCCCCTGAGCATGACCACTCGGTCGGGGAAGTGCACCTTCAGCATGCTGATGAGGTTGACCGTCGCCACCTGGTTCGGTCCCCTGTCAACGTAGTCGCCGAGGAGGATTAGGTAGGGCCTGTCCTCTGGCGGGAGGAACTCCTTGCTCAGGATCGATATGACGGTCCTCAGGTCCCCGTGGGTGTCCCCGATGATGACCGCCGGGCGGGGGTCCTGAAGACGCACGAGCGCGGGTTCCACATCAAGAAGCGTCTTCAGCTTCCTCTGGGTGCGCTCGATCTGCCCCTCCGAGAGCATCTTGATCTTGAAGGGGTCCTCCAGTATCTCCTCGAACGCGATCTCCTCCACGGGACACATCTAGGAAGGAATAGCGTTCGGTGTTCCTTATCTTTTCGGGTGTTTCCAAGAATCCTTTATACGCGGCAGGCATATCAGCCGCTCATGAGACCCTTGGACGAGAAGGACAGAGAGCTCGTTGATCTAGCCCGCGAGGTCGCCAAGAAGTTCACCAGAGTTCGATGGAACGGAGAGAAGCTGTCCGCGGTTGGCTCCGCCCTGCGCACGAAAGACGGTGATATCTTCTCGGGTCCGAACATCGACCATCCCGAATCTGCGCCTTGCTCGATGTGCGCGGAGTACACGGCCCTGGGGAAGGCGTACAGCGAAGGTCACACGGAGGTCGAGACGATCGTGGCGTGCTGGCACAAGAACGGCGATGACGGAGTCATACCACCGTGCGGCAGGTGCAAGGAGTTCATGAGGCTTTTCGGCAATCCATGGGTCATCATCGAGACGGATGAAGGTCCGAGAAAGGCGAGATTGGACGAGATACATCCTTACGCGCCTAAGTAGCGAGTTATGAGTCTAGGCGCTCTCTAGAACAGATCATCCATCTCGTCGTTGTACCTGGGCATGCTCCCCTTCTTCTGGAGGAACTGCTGTATCAGCTCGGTCTCCCTCTTGGTGTACATCATGTCCTCTTCGAACGTGAAGAACTTCGCGTCGTCCTTCGTCTGCAGCTCCCCCGCCAGGGTCGCCCTCATGTTCTGCGATCCCGCGATGTAGACGACCTCCTTGTTCTCATCGAGCAGCTGGATCACGCCGTCCGCTTCCGGGACAGCATCGATGTTCTCCTCCGTGAACGCGAGCCACTTCTCTGGCGGGAACCTCGGCCTCTCGAGCTTGAGCCGCATGTCGCACTGCAGGCACCTGCTCGACTCCAGGCGGGCGTCATCCTCACCATAGCCCAGCTGTATCAGGTCGAAGCTCTTCGTCCGCTCGTTGAGCGGGAGCGACGGCATCTCCGTCATCTTCCTGCCCGCAAAGCCTTCCTCCCTGCCGAAGCTCTGGGAGAACTCGACATCGGGCGCAAGGACCTCCTCGATCTCTCCGTTCCCGCCAAGGTAGCGGTCTATCGAGATGGCCGCGTCCCTGCCTGTCTGGATCGAGTCTATGACCGAGGCGGGCCCTTTGGCGGCTTCCCCGCCCGCGAAGACGCCGGATACATTGGTCGCCATTGAAGCGTCAGTCACGATCACTGGTCCACGCGTCTGCACATCCTCGCCCAGGAATGAGAAGTCGGGCGCCTGACCTATCGCCATGATGACGTAGTCAGCGTCCATCATCGTGCACGTGGATTCGTCGTATTGCGGGCTGAATCGCCCGTTGTCATCGAACACGCGCGTGCAGCACTTCAGCTCGATGCCCGTCACCTTGTCGTCCACGATCGTGATGCGCTTGGGTCCCCAGCAGGTGTTCATGTTCACGCCCTCGTTGCGGGCCTCCTCTATCTCCCACTCGAAGGCGGGCATCTCCTCGTCCGACTCCAAGCACGCGAGGTCCACCTTCTCCGCGCCGTTCCTCAGAGCGGAGAGCGCAACGTCAATCGCCACGTTCCCGCCGCCGATGACCAGAACCGTCCCGCTCAGCGGTTTGGCGGCTCCCGCCCGAACCTCCCGCAGGAAGTCGACGCCCCACAGGACGTCCGGATGGTCCGAGCCCTCGATGTCCAGCCTTCTGCTGAGCTGCGCACCCGTGGCGATGAGGACGGAGTCGTGCTCGTTCCTGAGCTGCTCAAGCGATACGGACTCACCGACCTTCGTGTTCGTCCTCGCCTCGATGCCAAGCTCGAGTATGTCCTCGATGTCCTTGTCCAGCGGCTCGTCGGGCAGCCTGTAGCTCGGGAAGGTGGAGCGCATCATCCCGCCAAGCTCCGAATCGCCCTCGAAGACCGTGACCGAATGCCCGAGCCTCCTCAGGTAGTAGGCGGCCGTCAGTCCGGCGGGTCCCGAGCCCACGACTGCGATGCTCTTCCCCGTGTCCGGGCGGGTCTTGGCCCTGCTCTTCCACGAGCCGTCGTCGTTCTTGGCGGCGTATCTCTTCAGCCCGCAGATGGCTATGGCCTCGGACACCTCTCCTCGCCTGCAGGTCTCCTCGCACGGATGGAAGCACACCATGCCGAGCGTCAGCGGGAAGGGCGCCTTCTCCCGCACGATAGCGGTCGCGTCAGCGTACTTCCCTTCCTTGATGAGTCGGATGTATCGCGGGACGTCGATCCCGACAGGGCAGTCCCTCTTGCACGGGACGAGGTCCGTCTCGCGGGTGGCGAACTCGATGCCCTTGTCCTGCAACGCACCTGTCGGGCAGACCTCTACGCAAGCGCCGCAGAACTTGCAGTCCGAGTCGCCGAGCGTGGGGGCCACCGTGCCGACGATGTAGTCCTCGCCGTCGAAGATGAAGCCGAGCGCGTTGATCTCCCGCACTTCGCCGCACGCCCTGACGCACCTGGTGCAGTTGATGCAGAGCTCGTTGTCGCGCACGATGAGCGGTTCCTGATCCTGAATGGAGAGCTTTCGCGTGACGTATCTAGGCGTGTCGATCGGTATGCCGATGTACTCGGCCACCCTCTGCAGCTCACACCGCCCGAGCTCCGGGCAGCACCGCTCCTCCCAAGGGACGTCCATGGAGCACGGCTCTCGCGGGCAGCCCTCAACCTGCTCGCACGTCAGACAGACATGCGGGTGCGTCGCCAGTATCTTGCTGAGGTTCTTTCGCCTCTCCGCCACGACGCGTTCGGTGTTAGTCAGGACCACCATGCCTTCTTCGGCGGGCGTGTCGCACGCGCGGACGAGCTCCTCCTCTCCCTCGATCTCGACGAGACATAACCTGCAGCCGTCGAACTCCCGCGGGGACGCGCATTCGAACTTGTCCTCGCCGCGATACACGACCTCGGCGGGCTTCCCGCCAGCGCCTGGCGGCAGGCTCGGATGGTAGCACAGCCTGGGGATGTAGACGTCCGTCCTGTCCGCGGCCTGCAGAATAGAGTCTCCGTCCTCTGCGGAGAACTCGGTTTCATCGATGCGAATGGATACCATGCGACTCAATCCCGATTACCAGGAGTGCTCGATCGCGTCTTCCTTGCACGCCTCTATGCACGGCGGCGTGGATTCCTTGCCCACGGGCTTGCACGGCGCGCACGTGTACTTGATCTTCCAGCGCTCCTTCTCCGTGACGGCGGGCATGTCATCGGCCTCGATGTCGAAGTCGTTGGCCACCATCTCCAGCACGCCTGCGGGACACACCTTCACGCACTCCTCGCAGCAGTTGCACTTGTCCGTGTCTATGGTGATGAAGTACTCGCCCGAGCCGTCCTTGTAGCCGTAGTTCGCTTTCATCCTTTTCCCTTCTCCACGAGCGTCTTTCCGAACAGGGCACCGCCGACCGCGCCCGCGATCTGGGTGTCCTTCTCCGTCTTGAGGGCCTCGATCTTGAGCTCCCGCTCTATCCTCTTGACCACGCCCACGTTCTTCGCGATGCCGCCCGTGATGGCGAACTCCTTCTCCATGCCCAGCCGCTCGATCAGCGTGAACACTCGGTGCGCCATTGCGGCGCAGTAGGCGGCTATGACCTTGTTCTTCGGCCAGCCCTCTCTGAGGAGCTGGGACGCTTCCGCTTTCGCGAAGACGACGCAAGTGCTGCTGACCTCGGGCGGCTCCTCGTCGATATCGAAAGACAGCTCGCCGATGTCCTGTATGTGCACGCCCAGCAGGTCCGCGAAGACCTCCATTCCTCTCCCTGTGCCCGCAGCGCACTTGTCGTTCATCAGGAAGGCGGTCACCTTCCCGCGCTCGTCGCATCGGATGGCCTTGCAGTCCTGCCCGCCCATGTCCAGGACGGTTCGCACGGACGGTCCGTACATCCAGTTGGCGCCGCGAGCGTGACACGCGATCTCGGTTATCGCCTTGTTCGCGAAGGGCACGTTCACTCGCCCGTAGCCCGTGCCGACGACGTATCGGATCTTGTCGAGGCTCATCCCCGTGTCCTTGAGCGCCCAGTCCATCGCGTTCCTGGCACTTTCCGGGCTGTCCGACCCCGTCCTCATGTTGCTGTAGGCGAACAGCTCACCGTCGCCCATGACAACCGCCTGCGAGCTCACCGAGCCGATGTCCACGCCTGCGGTTATTATCTCGAAATCCTCCCAGTTCAGCTCCGGTGACTTCCAGTTGTACTCCTTCCATCGCCAATACTCCGACTCCTTCTTCTCCATCAGGAACCACCTCCTGCGCGTGCGGACGCGACCCTCGCCGCGCCGAGAGCAGCAACGTACTCAGGATCCTCTGGAATAGTCACGTCCATGTTGAGCTCCCTCTTCAGCGATTCCACGAAGCCCACGTTGTTCGCCATGCCGCCCACGAGCACGATGTCCTGCTCTATCGACAGCCTTCTCGCCATCGATGATATGCGGCTCGCGATCGCGTCGTGGATCGCGCGGGCTATGTTCTCCTTCGACGTCTTCTGGTGGACCAGCGTGACCACTTCCGACTCCGCGAAGACGGCGCACTGCGCGTTCATCGGGACCGCCTCCGTTGCATTCAGCGAGAGCGGGCCGATCTCCTCGACCTCTATCTCAAGGGCCCGAGCCATTGCCTCCGTGAAGGAGCCCGCGCCGGCTGCGCATCGCTCGTTTATCACGAAGTCCAGGACCTTGCCCTCCGCGTCGGTGTGCATGGCCCTTCCCTCTTCCGCGCCCACGTCGATCACTGTCCTCGCGGACGGTACCAGCATCGTGGCGCCCTTCGAGGCGGCGGTCACCTCCGTCAGCTCGTCCGTCTTGAAGTGGACCGCGGTCCTTCCTGACCCCGTGGCCGTGATGTACCCGATGTCCTCTTCCTTCACGCCAGCCGTGCCCAACGCCTCCTGGAATGCATCGTCGATGGACTTCTTCTGCTCGAAGCCGACGAGCTTGCTGGACTTCGCTATCACGTTGCCGTCGTCCATCAGGATGACCTTCACGAACTTCGCCCCGACATCAACACCTGCTACCTTCATCTCATACCTCCTTCATGATCCCGAGGGTCTCCATGAACGCGTCTATCCGCCCCATGGTCCTCGCCTCGTCGAACTCCCGCTCGTCCCCCATGTTGCCCTCGAATATCATCACCGGGTATCCGGCCTCCTGGAGGGCGAGCCTGTTCTCCGCGATGCCGAGACTGAGGCCCTCGCACCCGCGGTTGTAGTGCAGCAGGACGCCGTCCAGCTTCCACTCGCGGGCGATGCGTATCATCATGTCGCTCTTGTACTTGGGCGAGTAGAAGTGCTGCCACTCAGGCTTGGCGAGGTTCCACTTCACCAGTTCCGTGAGGGCCTCGTCCCTGTTGGTTATGGAAGTGCCCAACTCCATGGGCGTGGTCTTCGGTCCCCACGAGCCGTCCTCCTTCACCTCGAAGAGGCCGATGAGCCCGAACGTGTAGAGCGAGCCGATCGAGACGCACCCGTACTGCTCTAGGTACCTGAACACCCTGAGGAACGCCCACGGCGGCTGCGTGTCGGTCATGACCCTAGTCGTCTCGGTCGGAACCGCAGCGATCCCGCGCTCCACGCGGTCCTTGGTCTCGTCCCTGAGCTTCTCGTAGAAGTCCGCGACGACCTTGCTGTGCTTCATCAGCGTGCCGAGCACATAGAGCGAGTACATCGACTTCTCGTCCAGCGGTGCCGGGATTGCCTTGTTCAGCGCGCAGGTCTCCGCCCACGCCGAGGTCGAGCGGAACTCGTTCTTGACGGCCTCGATGAGCTTGTTGTCGTCGTACGTGCGCCCGGTGACCTGCTCCATCCACTCTATGCCGTCGTGCAGCTGCCCGACGATGTATTCGATGCGGTTCTCGTCCGCTTCCTCGTGCGGGCCCACCGCTACATCGATGCAGTAGTAGGGCACGCCGCCCTCGAGCTCTGCCGCGACCTGGTACCACTTCGCGTGGCTGCAGCAGATGTGGTCCGTCCAGATGAAGTCCGGCTTGGGGAACTCCCCGCCGAAGTTGTACTTGTTCAGCAGGATCGAGCCCCAGTAGTTGCGCATGTACGAGCAGAGGTCGCGGGCGAAGCCGTACTTCTCCGTCGCTTCAAGGCACTCGTCCGAGAACTCCTTGTTGAACGCGATCGAGGCGGCGTACGGCTCTCCCGTGAGCGAGTGGACGTCGTCCCCCAGCCCGGCGGGAACCGCGTCGAACGCCCACGCGCCGCCTGCCCAGCGAAGGCCGCCCTTCTCGTGCGCCTCCGCGAAGTCCTTGTAGTAGCCCAGGCGGATGTCCTTGGCCTCGCCCCATGTCTTCAGCTTCTCAGTTGGATACTTGTCAGCCATCATATCACCTCAGAATAGGTCCTCCTCCATCAGCATCTCGAGGAACGCCTCCACGCGGGTCTTGAACTGTCCTATCGGAACTGTCACGTCCAGCTCGAGGAAGAGCGTCGGGATGTCGTTGCTCTCCAGCTCGTTCTTAATCGCGGGGATGTCCAGCTCGTGCGGGTCGCAGAACTTCTGCTGCACGAGGATGGCGCCCGCCGCGTTGTAGTCCTTCGCGAGCTTCATGATGTGCGGGAGCCTCGACCGCTCGCCCCAGTCCTTGCTCGGGCAGCGCGGCCTGTCGATGTACCGCTGGGCTATCGCCTCGAGCGGGCTGCCGTTGGGTTCGACCGTGTTCCAGAAGTACCTGCTCCCGGTGCAGTGGTCGTCCACGACAAGGGTGGCGCCGCAGCCCTCGACCATGTTGATGAACTCCGTGTCGTCGTCCTCGCTGCCTATGATCATCAGCCGCTGTCCGACGTTCCTGTCCGCATTGCGCCCGTCCAGCTCCTTCAGCGTGCCCTCGAGGGTGCTGCTGTGGTCGTCCTTGTGCATCATCTGCCCGGAGACGACCATGTACATCGCCTCGAGGCCCGTCAGCGGGGGTTTCTCGCCCTTGCGCGTCTCGTAGACCTGCATCATCAGCTCGCGGTTGCGGTTCATGATCTCTATCCCGCGGTTGAGGTCATCGTCCGTGATGGTCTTGCCCGTCCACTCCTCCACGGATTTCTTGAACTTCTCCATCTCTCCGACGAGGTAGGGCAGCGCGCGCGGGCTCTGCACGTTGTTGGGCATGGGCAGGTAGTAGCTGTACGGGACGGGGATGTGCATCTCCCAGCTCGTGTAGGCCTGCCTGATGTGCAGGCACGACTGGGATATCATGATGCCGTCCAGGTAGTCGTATCTGCCCTTGAGCCCCTGCGCCAGGCAGTCCCTGCAGAAGGGGCAGAACATGCCGAAGATGTAGGGCTCCGTCACGTCCTGAGGCTCGTGGCTTCCCAGGATGCGCACGGGCAGAACGTCCGCGGCGTAGAGGATCTCCTCCGGCACGTACGTGCAGAAGTAGCCCAGGACCTTGCCTCCCGTCTTCTCCTTCCATTCCTTCGCGTACTCGTGTCTTGCGTCGAACCATTCCTTGAACATCTCTATCATTCACAACCTCCTTTCCAGATTGATGAACTCGCTTCTCTCGAAGCCCAGTGACTTGAAGAACGCGAGCATGTCGCTGCTGTCCCACGGGACCGCGGTGAAGACCTGCTTTATGCCCTTGCGCTTGAAGTGGCTCAGGAGCTTCTTGCCGAGCTTCTTGCCGATGCCCTGGCCCATGAACTCGGGGTCGACTCCGACGATGACGATCCAGCCGCTCTTCTCGACGCCGAACTTGAGCGTTTTGACCTCTCCGATGATGAAGCCCGCCAATATGCCAGCGTACTCGGCGGCCAGGCACTCCTGCGGGTAGTCCTTGATGTGGGTCTCGAGCTCCTTCTTCCAGCCCGCCTTCGGGCTTCGGCCCGTTATCTTTCGCTGGATCTTGAGCGCGGACTGAACGTCCTGGCGCTTGAGCGATCTGATCTTGATTGGGTCCGTCGGCATTAGTCCACCCTGACGATCTTGACCTTCTTGCCGACCCAGTCTGGCGGGAGGTAGATCCTGCCGCTGTTCCCCGCCTGCTTGACCTCCTTCTCGAGCATCTCCTGACCGTAGACCTCGAACTTGACTTCCTTGGGTTTCTTGGGGTCTGCCATCTGGTCCTCCGCCTCCTCACGGTTGTACAACAAGTGCAGTGTGGTTATATTGTAACTACATTATAACGGTTTCTACGGGTCACGAGCAGGATCTCCGAGAGGCGGGATGATAGGAGCGGGATTTTCAGAATAGAAGTTGGACAGAGGATTCTCGGAGGAATCTCGAAGGATGAGCGGAGGTATCTTATAGGAAGCATATGCGGAGCATATAGGAATCCTATGAACTGCCTATGAAAAGCTTATAGAACGCCTATACGGAGCCTATATGGATCATGGAGCAGGTTCGAATCAAGTGTCTGGTAGTAGTATGGAAGTTTTATAAGAGAAGTATGCTATTCACGGACGAATCTCGGAGGAGTCCCGCAGGAAACCTGGAGACAGGACGGACCGAGATCAGGGGGAGAACAATGAAATCAAAAGGTAATCTGGTTGTGAAATATGCT
This region includes:
- a CDS encoding FAD-dependent oxidoreductase, producing MVSIRIDETEFSAEDGDSILQAADRTDVYIPRLCYHPSLPPGAGGKPAEVVYRGEDKFECASPREFDGCRLCLVEIEGEEELVRACDTPAEEGMVVLTNTERVVAERRKNLSKILATHPHVCLTCEQVEGCPREPCSMDVPWEERCCPELGRCELQRVAEYIGIPIDTPRYVTRKLSIQDQEPLIVRDNELCINCTRCVRACGEVREINALGFIFDGEDYIVGTVAPTLGDSDCKFCGACVEVCPTGALQDKGIEFATRETDLVPCKRDCPVGIDVPRYIRLIKEGKYADATAIVREKAPFPLTLGMVCFHPCEETCRRGEVSEAIAICGLKRYAAKNDDGSWKSRAKTRPDTGKSIAVVGSGPAGLTAAYYLRRLGHSVTVFEGDSELGGMMRSTFPSYRLPDEPLDKDIEDILELGIEARTNTKVGESVSLEQLRNEHDSVLIATGAQLSRRLDIEGSDHPDVLWGVDFLREVRAGAAKPLSGTVLVIGGGNVAIDVALSALRNGAEKVDLACLESDEEMPAFEWEIEEARNEGVNMNTCWGPKRITIVDDKVTGIELKCCTRVFDDNGRFSPQYDESTCTMMDADYVIMAIGQAPDFSFLGEDVQTRGPVIVTDASMATNVSGVFAGGEAAKGPASVIDSIQTGRDAAISIDRYLGGNGEIEEVLAPDVEFSQSFGREEGFAGRKMTEMPSLPLNERTKSFDLIQLGYGEDDARLESSRCLQCDMRLKLERPRFPPEKWLAFTEENIDAVPEADGVIQLLDENKEVVYIAGSQNMRATLAGELQTKDDAKFFTFEEDMMYTKRETELIQQFLQKKGSMPRYNDEMDDLF
- a CDS encoding ferredoxin — encoded protein: MKANYGYKDGSGEYFITIDTDKCNCCEECVKVCPAGVLEMVANDFDIEADDMPAVTEKERWKIKYTCAPCKPVGKESTPPCIEACKEDAIEHSW
- the bzdQ gene encoding benzoyl-CoA reductase, bzd-type, subunit Q, whose protein sequence is MEKKESEYWRWKEYNWKSPELNWEDFEIITAGVDIGSVSSQAVVMGDGELFAYSNMRTGSDSPESARNAMDWALKDTGMSLDKIRYVVGTGYGRVNVPFANKAITEIACHARGANWMYGPSVRTVLDMGGQDCKAIRCDERGKVTAFLMNDKCAAGTGRGMEVFADLLGVHIQDIGELSFDIDEEPPEVSSTCVVFAKAEASQLLREGWPKNKVIAAYCAAMAHRVFTLIERLGMEKEFAITGGIAKNVGVVKRIERELKIEALKTEKDTQIAGAVGGALFGKTLVEKGKG
- a CDS encoding acyl-CoA dehydratase activase, encoding MKVAGVDVGAKFVKVILMDDGNVIAKSSKLVGFEQKKSIDDAFQEALGTAGVKEEDIGYITATGSGRTAVHFKTDELTEVTAASKGATMLVPSARTVIDVGAEEGRAMHTDAEGKVLDFVINERCAAGAGSFTEAMARALEIEVEEIGPLSLNATEAVPMNAQCAVFAESEVVTLVHQKTSKENIARAIHDAIASRISSMARRLSIEQDIVLVGGMANNVGFVESLKRELNMDVTIPEDPEYVAALGAARVASARAGGGS
- the bzdO gene encoding benzoyl-CoA reductase, bzd-type, subunit O yields the protein MADKYPTEKLKTWGEAKDIRLGYYKDFAEAHEKGGLRWAGGAWAFDAVPAGLGDDVHSLTGEPYAASIAFNKEFSDECLEATEKYGFARDLCSYMRNYWGSILLNKYNFGGEFPKPDFIWTDHICCSHAKWYQVAAELEGGVPYYCIDVAVGPHEEADENRIEYIVGQLHDGIEWMEQVTGRTYDDNKLIEAVKNEFRSTSAWAETCALNKAIPAPLDEKSMYSLYVLGTLMKHSKVVADFYEKLRDETKDRVERGIAAVPTETTRVMTDTQPPWAFLRVFRYLEQYGCVSIGSLYTFGLIGLFEVKEDGSWGPKTTPMELGTSITNRDEALTELVKWNLAKPEWQHFYSPKYKSDMMIRIAREWKLDGVLLHYNRGCEGLSLGIAENRLALQEAGYPVMIFEGNMGDEREFDEARTMGRIDAFMETLGIMKEV